CCTCCGAACAACCGAAATGTATTTCCGCCAACACCCCCACCCGAGAACGAGCGCCCATCTCGTGCTGCTTCTGTTCGCGGTGGGAAGCCTCAGTTGGCTAAACTCAACATACAGCAGGCCGAGCCAAACCGCCGGTATGAGAAGGCAACTTCTCCACCAGATAGCCGTTCTCGGCCCATGCCCGCTAGATCAGCATCTGCTGCTAGTTCTAGAATGATGCAGAGGgagcctcaacctctccaGCTAAGACCCCGGCAGATCCCAGAGGAGACAGGGTCACCGGAGGATGTCTATGCTATGTACCAGGGAGGCGATCCTTACCGAAACTCAAGAGGGTCTACCGGCAGTCGACGCCAGAGACAACCACAGTAttctgaagaggaagacggaTCCGATTATGAGGGCACCATCAACGAGAACGACTTCGAGATGATCGGTCAACGCCGAGGCCCAGGCTCTGTTTCAGGTCAACGTGGTAGCCGACGACCAGAGATCACAAAGATCCGTGTCAAGGTCCATGCCGATGAAGTCAAACTCATCATGATCGCTCCTGATATCAAATACGAAACGCTAGCCGACAAGGTTCGCgataagtttaatattaggCGACGATTTAAGATTAAGGTTAAGGACGAAGACATGCCCAATGGGGACATGATTACAGTGGGCGACCAGGATGACCTGGAGATGGTGATTGATAGTGTCAAggaggaagcaaagaaacaacGAGCAGAAACTGGCAAGATGGAGGTATGTGGACTTTCCCCTCCTTATGGTGCTGAACCCATCACTAACATGATCGCAGATTTGGATCTTTCAACTTTAGACATATACCCTGACAGCGCGCATTTGCATTTTGGATATTTACGAACTTCTATCTATCACGAAGCAGTGGCTTGTGAGTTGACCAAGAAATCTCCAGAAAAGACCCTTTTCTGTTCTTGGATTTTTACCATTATCTTAATCTTGTACTTTTCAAACCATGTCAAAATAGTCAGCATATTAAGGGTTTTAAGTTAGATGGCAGGCAGGCAGGTAGCCGGAGTCAGGGGTATTTGATTTCTACCTATCTAATCACTCATACGGAGGGAATCAGAGAAAAGAACAGGGCGAGGCCCAAGGGTTCGCATTTAACCTCAATCATGACGTTATGACAACACCAAATTTGATAGTCCATCGTGAACATCGTTGGTCGTGAATACGGGTTGGTAGTAATTACCCCAGCCATGCTAGTCATTGAATTTGCGCATAATTTTACAGCTACTCATACAGCACATGTCTAATTTTTTCCAAAGCCCTGCCCTCAATAGGTATTCAATACCGTAGGCGACCAACCAACTGGGCAACTTTCCATATCTCTACCGAATGCTTTCGACTTCTGAAGCCAACAGACCTCTGTTTTCTATCCAGTACTGACGGAGAGTTGGCCACTAGATTCTAGTTCACGGAGCAAAGAAGCCACGAGATTGGCACGGTATCGCCACTCATCTTGACCCAACACATCAAACAGAATGCGGGACGACTTGCCAACGGCCTGTGAATCACCGATTGCAATTAGGCGAAGAATAGCATGTAGGTCGGGAGCCTGGTCTGAAGGGATGCTCTCAAATAAGCGGTCAACGGCCGTTTCCCAGTTTTCATTTCCTTGCACGGTCTTGTTGACCATTTCAAGCAAGTCGAGGCGCGGAGTCTCGCTGACGATGGCCGCTCGGTAAATATCAGTAGGAGGGCGCCAAAAGAAGTACGGTAGCAAACGGGCCAAGTTAGCCACAGAGGAATATCGTACTGTTTCTTGAAAGATGATCTTGGAAGTATATGACTGAGAAGATTCAGACGAAAGCATGGCTGGAACAGGAGATAACGGGGCGGGCCAGTCGAGAGCGGTGCCTGTGAGTTGGATGGGCTTGTAGTCATCAGAAATGGACTGGGAGGAGGCGGTTATGGCATGAACTTCGTTGACAAGGGGAGTCACTAGGTAATCTCTTATGAGCTCCTGTTCGCGAGATGTGTGGTAGGTAGAAGGTGTTTTCGTAAGGAGATTTCGATACTCGTgctggaagaagtcgagcTTAGTTGGATTGAGTTTGATACCGCCTCGGGTGAACTTGTAAGTCAACTGATCCATAATTAGCACACTTGTCATGCAGTCCTGGCAGCCTACAGCAGCTTTCAGAAACAGCTTACATTCTCGGCGACATCACTGAGAGTTCTCGGTGTCTTCGCATCTCTCTTCGTAGATGCACCTAGGTTGGCAAGCCACGCCTGCAAAGCCATAGGAAAGACGTTCTGGTCCATATAAGTAGACAGGTCAACGCTACTATCGCGCTTGCTAAGCTTAGATCCGTTGTTACTAACGAGGAGGCCCAGGTGAGCAAAGGTCGGGGACTCCCAGCCGAAAGCTTCATAGAGGGCCAGATGCTTGGGTGTCGAGATGAGCCATTCCTATGCAGATGTAAGTGAATGTCGCAAAATCCCAAACCATGAGGGTACTTACTTCACCACGGATGACATGTGTAATTTTCATCAAATGGTCATCAACTACATTGGCAAGATGGTACGTAGGATACCCATCCCTTTTCATGAGAACAAAGTCTTCCTCGggctccttcttctggaaagGCCCGTAGATAGCATCCTTGAACTTTGGCGTACCGAAGCGGGTAGAGTCAAGCCGAACGATATGAGCTTCACCCCTGGCGGCTCGCTCATCGGACTCAGAGCGCGGCAGAGTACGACATGTGCCAGGGTAGGCTGTAGACTTGCCAGCTTCGTGAAGAGCTCGTTTCTGGGCTTCGAGGACTGTCTGATCACAAAAGCAACGATAGGCAGAACCATTTTCGAGCAAGGTTTGCGTGTGTTCTTTATATGTCTCTAGACGTTCCGACTAGTTATTGTATCAGCATAAGGTGAGGGTGACAAAGTCAAGAGGAGCTTACTTGTCGATAGGGGCCATATGGACCTCCTTTGTCAGGACCTTCACTCCATTCAAGCCCAGCCCATTCGAGATCTTTGAAGATtctttcttcagcatcaggcACCAACCGATTCTTTTATAATCAGCATGAGTTTGCAAACCAAAGCCTTAGAAATTGGAAGACTTACTTGATCAGTATCTTCAATTCTAATAATGAAATCACCGCCTGCTGTGGCTTTGGCCACCAAATTGTTGAATAAGGCGGTCCTCAAAGAGCCGAGGTGCAGATATCCAGTAGGTGACGGCGCAAAACGTGTACGGATTGGCTTGTTGGCTGATTGTCCAAGGATATATCGCTGATTTGCTTCTCCCTCTTTGACCTTGGTATCCTTGTTCCCAACATTCTGATCACGCTTTTTTAGAGCCGCAAGTCTTGATGGCTTTTTAACGGATCGATCATGTCTTCCCCTTTGTTCATTGAGTTCTTCTGAAGGACTATGAGAAGCCTTCTTCGCTATATCAGAATTTTGATCATGTTGACGACCAACAGAGCTTGTGAAATTGCGACGAGCAAGGAGAGGTATTGGATGATATAGAACGAGGTATTGCATAAAGTTTCTTGAAAGCCTCGTTGGGTGGCTTAACAAGGGCCTCATGTTGAAAAGTGCTTCTCATGACAAGCTAACCAACAAGTGTGAGTGAGTAAACCAGTCTCATGAGATTATGAAATTGTGGCGGTGCATGGCGAAACAGAGCATTGCGCCACACTATGGCGGCTTGTGTCGTCTCATGGAAATCGTCGCCTGCGATAAGAGTCAAAATTTCTTATCAG
This genomic stretch from Fusarium fujikuroi IMI 58289 draft genome, chromosome FFUJ_chr09 harbors:
- a CDS encoding related to NADPH oxidase cytosolic protein p67phox; the encoded protein is MSLKQEIETWVAALGRYDNNEFEEALNEFGKIGDTSKILFNMGVIHATLGEHEKAVESYQRAIRLDQYLAVAYFQQGVSNFLLGDFEEALANFNDTLLYLRGNAMIDYAQLGLLFKLYSCEVLFNRGLCYIYLQQMEAGMQDFSYAVKEKVVEDHNVIDDAIREQAEGYTVFSIPVGVVYRPNEAKVRNLKTKDYLGKARLVAASDRANAFTGFAGSEIKNAGKLEVKDDRPADNISFAATNLVKPGLSSRRQQSEPPNNRNVFPPTPPPENERPSRAASVRGGKPQLAKLNIQQAEPNRRYEKATSPPDSRSRPMPARSASAASSRMMQREPQPLQLRPRQIPEETGSPEDVYAMYQGGDPYRNSRGSTGSRRQRQPQYSEEEDGSDYEGTINENDFEMIGQRRGPGSVSGQRGSRRPEITKIRVKVHADEVKLIMIAPDIKYETLADKVRDKFNIRRRFKIKVKDEDMPNGDMITVGDQDDLEMVIDSVKEEAKKQRAETGKMEIWIFQL